The Anas platyrhynchos isolate ZD024472 breed Pekin duck chromosome 3, IASCAAS_PekinDuck_T2T, whole genome shotgun sequence genome includes a window with the following:
- the FBXO5 gene encoding F-box only protein 5 yields the protein MLIHHSQKDTNKAMKSNISQSFKMKCDFGCTSLRTGFVPSKSAGKTRLEESCPSNYEEGLCKSCAEEHQKILLSESYLSTPRNLDVEDEGRPVHNKENKQINQRLDEGICEVEALENSKLNEDSGYSSMLSNQFSDTIEHEDSIPLAGNLCGTPEHCLLKNQNQVQFSKKTLLPVIHYEEMICSTLKKSGKRNLKSWTAVDRICFRGKFEFHNLIGKKMGLDRIDILDELFQKNLKHILANILRHLSDMDLINFAKVSTMWKKILQEDKWAFQMYSKAVKNLSDGTKTSEHAATRDYVLYRAALASVQRATLPNSLSKKGSRSKASKNHSRLMEFSEAAKTLKNTESLKVCHRCGSPAKYDSYLQRATCNYEGCGFDFCTRCMCCYHSSSDCVSGKPIKSNSKMGPLPGTKKSKQNLRRL from the exons GATACAAACAAAGCAATGAAGTCGAATATTAGCCagtctttcaaaatgaaatgcgATTTTGGTTGTACATCTCTTCGCACTGGGTTTGTGCCATCAAAGTCTGCTGGAAAAACAAGACTGGAAGAGTCCTGCCCCTCGAATTATGAGGAAGGTTTGTGTAAAAGCTGTGCTGAAGAGcatcagaaaatactccttagTGAATCATATCTTTCAACCCCCAGAAATCTAGATGTTGAAGATGAAGGAAGGCCTGTacataacaaagaaaacaaacaaataaaccaaagaCTCGATGAAGGGATCTGTGAAGTGGAGGCACTGGAAAATAGTAAACTTAACGAGGACAGTGGTTATTCCTCTATGTTAAGTAATCAATTTAGTGATACAATAGAACATGAAGATAGTATACCCTTGGCTGGAAATCTCTGTGGCACACCAGAGCATTGTCTTTTGAAGAACCAAAACCAAGTACAGTTTTCAAAGAAGACTTTGTTGCCAGTAATCCATTATGAAGAAATGATTTGCTcaactttgaaaaaaagtgGTAAAAGAAATCTCAAATCTTGGACTGCTGTAGACAGAATTTGTTTTAGGGGAAAGTTTGAATTTCACAACCtaattggaaagaaaatgggGTTAGATAGAATAGACATTCTTGATGAACTCTTTCAAAAGAACCTGAAGCATATATTAGCAAACATCTTAAGGCATCTCAGTGACATGGACTTAATAAA TTTTGCCAAAGTCAGCACAATGTGGAAGAAGATTCTGCAAGAAGATAAATGGGCTTTCCAAATGTACAGTAAAGCTGTGAAAAACCTTTCT GATGGTACTAAGACATCAGAACATGCTGCAACAAGGGACTACGTTCTCTACCGGGCGGCTTTAGCTTCAGTTCAGAGAGCAACTCTGCCAAACAGCCTAAGTAAAAAAGGCAGCAGATCCAAAGCATCTAAGAATCACAGTAGGCTCATGGAGTTTTCAGAG gcTGCCAAGActttgaaaaacactgaaagccTTAAAGTCTGCCATCGCTGTGGCTCACCTGCAAAGTATGACTCCTACCTGCAAAGAGCAACGTGCAATTATGAAGGCTGTGGCTTTGACTTCTGCACAAGATGCATGTGTTGCTACCACAGCTCCAGTGACTGTGTGAGCGGCAAGCCAATAAAATCAAACTCTAAGATGGGGCCACTTCCCGGGactaagaaaagcaaacagaatctGCGGCGATTATGA